The sequence taaaaaatcatttatatattatattttgaattcttaaaaacgagtataaattactaaaactgttaaaagtttcacattcaaattttgtgatctacgatttaaaacttttgttatgacatgctgcaaataattaaaaaataatataagttgaaagtctcatttaataagtatcaaaaataaaagatatataaacatatgtatcattttaaattaaactatatgccatataaaaatacataaatatcttaattttgaaatttactttgaacagttttttgataaaaaaatttgaaaaaatattgacaacttaattttttaaaatattataaattacttaaacaattaatcccacagtgaaaattttgatatcaccaatttagattttttgctataacagatacaaatgataaaaaaaatatgagcaaaaagcatcatttaataaatattaatattaaaatataccatatatatgttattatcatttaaatttaattatatatcatatcaaatagaaaaaatattttttcgatttataaattttatttatatgttcgcaccaatttaattatataagtagtagataatgactttttaattattcaatatatatatttattatttcataatatgttataaacatataatatataaataatttatatatataatgttcatcccgcgcaaggcgcgggtcttaacctagtatgaTACTATTCTCTTAGTTCATCATATGGTATGGCCTATAATTAATTCACAATTATCCCATTTTGTCTCCTTGTATTCTTGgcattttaacttttaatccTCAAAAAGgtgaatattttcaaatctaGCAATATTGTAATTTACATTATGTAATTTGTATAGAAAATTTTGGCTAcataaatatgtaatattttcgTATCAAAAGtcgattagttttttttttaatttttttttcaagtttcgAAAAACTATTAGTTTctcaattatattttcatatgttGTATCTCTTCTATGATGTAATATGTTTAAAATCactatcaataaaataaaatgctaagaatatataaaatttaaaatggaaTTCTTTTATTATTGGTCCaccaatatatatgtttatatatctgATACTGGTTCTTTTGTTACGGTTTTGTTTTCCAAATCACCTCAAATTtggataatataatatttttttgaagtaaATAAAAGATGTcgatatatttttaacatggACATAGATACTAAAATGTTGTAACCAAAATAGTATAATTGAGTtcttatctttaattttaatttcaccTTGTCAACTAGTCATTATTTCAAGTCTTCACATCTGCTTTCTTAAGTTGTTATCCcatattttattcttatattttgCTCAAAAAGGCCCATATTttgcttatgtttttttatgtaaaagTATGCAAAAGTATTGAATTAATTTAGATtctcttttagaatttttgtaatatatatcattttaaatagttataaattttaataatcaatatttaataaataataaatatcttattttccCCTATTTGTTTGTAATTTTGGCATTTTAACTTCTAGAAATATTGTAATTTAcattatgtaatttttatataaattgtttGTATATGTAAAATTTCAAGTATAAAAACCGAATAGTTTCTCAATTATATTTCATATGTCATATCTAATATGTGGGCATGTAATATGTTTCAAATcattatcaataaaataatgtgttaaaaatatttgaaatttgaaaaaggAGTTCTTTCAATATTGGATCTACCAGTTTACATTACTATATCTgatattggttgttctatttgGATTTAAATCATCTAAGTTTGGATAATATAATGGCCTTATGATATTGAAAAACGAAGTGAGTATTTTGTCGTCAAAGAAACTCTATCAtctttcttttaaataaaacaactttaaattagTAGTCTTTCTCTTCAAGATCATTGGTTCACATATTATAGTAGCAAGGAGACACATAGGTAATAAAAAAAGACAGAATATAAGCTGAGTGTGGCTCAAAATTATGATCCAAGATATGCAATCTCACTTTTTGAGAGTAATTTGTTATCCAAGGAAAAAAGAATTGCATCACAATCTAATGGATATACACAAGACCTCTGTTCTAATCGTTTCTTCTGCATTtcttcaaaaatcaaaatttgaagaTTTAACAAGACCGTATCAGTTAGTTCTTGAAATATCAATTTTTGAAGATTTAACAAGACATCAATCTTGGACACAATTGACAAGATGGAATTGAGTATTTTAATCTTGTttagttataaatttatcaaactTTTTCAGAGTGATTCACAAGTTAATacaaattatctaaaatttcaCATTTCATAATCTGTGTTAAATTAATATAAGTTATCTAAAGTTTCACATTTTTCAGAATCAGTCTTAAACGTCTGGGAGGTATTGTCATTAAGGCATTAACTCATGAAATTGTATCTATAAAACTGTCGTTGAAGCATAtactatttttgtaacaaagttGCTAGTAAAGGAGAATGTACAAGAGTACTGAAGCAAATGACCACCAAAGAAGTCTAATCTTTATTCTCACTTATCTACTAAATTCTAACTTGCGACCCAAGAAACTCACGTTTTAAGAAACAAACCCTGAATCTATATATCTAGCACATCTCTCTGATGACAGAAGAAGAAACGGAGAATGTTCAAGAATACTGACGCAACTGAAATGACCATCAAAGAAGTCTTATGTAAGATAACTTGCGGCCCAAGAAACAatcctttttaaaaaagaaaccctaaaatccAGATGTCTCTAACAACCACTAAGCTCTGAGAAAATCATCTACTTTGAAGATTCCGAATCAGAGGGAGCGTTGGAGTCTGCTTGTTTCTTCTCAGGAGATGTGTTGATGGACGCTGTAGAAGAAGCTGTGACAAATCAAAAGACACATCAGTTTCTTGATTTCATACTCAGAGAAACTAAACCATATACACTTAATAAGCTAATGAGATTGGTCTCGTTACCTTCAGGACTTGTAGTATGTGCCTCTGATTGTGAAGGTTGATTAGTCGCTGAGGTTTCATTACCACTGTTCCGAGCATCCACACGACTACTGCTTGATGAAacagaatcattaggaagtacTGTCTCATTAGAATCTTCCGGCTTAACTTCGACTACGCCAGGTAAGGTACGGCACACTTCACATAGCCACCACATGTGCGGCTTATAACACTTCCTTACATCATCGTCATCCTCGTTACTTCCGCATATCTTACAAGGCTTCGTATTATTCTTCTACAGGTTAGCAAAAATAAGAACAAGAGTAATCAAGAAACGGTCTCAAGAATCATGATGATCGAAACGTATGTAAGTAGTGTGAAGATGCGTAGCTTCTTTACCTTATAGTTGGTAACGCTTTTATCGgtagaagaagacgaagaaggaGGTAGCGTTGTTTCTGATCCAGTCTCGGACCCGCTTCCGTTGTCCTCCATTAGTATCGATCGTTTTCTTGGTGCGCAAGAAAcaacttttgttttcttctttctctctgaagAGCGAAGACGAACCTCTTGTGACTTCTCTCGGAACCTAAACTTGAATCTTTGATGTGTTTATATAGGGAAGCGAAGTTCAAATACGTTGGCACAGTCTAGTTGTTGTATTGAAAAATACGTTTCATCAACTGTGTTAAAATATCTGTTGAGTAAAGTTTTTTACTAAACATTAAAGTTAACAGCCTAGTCTAAAAGACCAAAgacatattaatttatttaaattattataacatGTGCGTATACGTTTCTGCATTTTGTTATTATGTTACTAAGCACGTTGCTATGGTCACTTCATCGTTAACAATTGAACATGATCATCAGTCAAAGAACAAAGTGAAAGTTATGAAGACATCAAGCTGTGAGAAAGCTCCTGAATGCCTCAAGGGAAGTTCAAGGTATCAAAGCGTCTGAGAAGAGGTTCATGGACCGAGGAAGGAGTTTAAGTGTCAATAAGACTCTAAGAGAGACAGAGGGTTCCAGCTCATCCGTCTGTCGGTAAGAAGCTCAAGGGCAACAAGGGGATTTCACaatcttttgcttgtcctcttTGTCTGTCGTGTACCACATATGGGGGTATCAGAGACTTGAGAGTTCAGATTAGCTTGCCATGCGTTCTCTTGAAATAGAAACAGAAGATTCGTAGAAGTATGTTTGGTGATAACAAACCTTGCATCACTGGTCCCAATCTagtaaaacaaaagaagaaccagtagataaaatatcatttatatataagtttttaaaCTACGATTAAGTCTACCAGAAACCATCACGTGGCAAGAGCACAAGCAAGAGCTGAAATCTTCTTACAACAAGCACATAAAGactcagaacacacaggacagAGATTACCCCTAAGCTAGACCAATGTCCTTACGACAATAAGTGCACCAACAAAAACCAGGGAACATTAACATCCTTAGAGCATCAAGAAAGAGCAGAACCCACTCGAAGCGATCAAGACAAGGAAGGTGAACAGTTTGCTTGAGTTCTTGAGAGCAAAGGCACTGCTTTCTGTAGTGTAGTCCGGGTTAACTCCTGTCCCAGTTGCTCCTGTGCTGTTGTTTCCAAAAACTCCATTGGTTGAGGTTCCTGAGTAAGGACTGTTGCCACCAGGAAGTGTGGTGCTGGTTGAGTTGCCTTTTGGATTGGTTGTACCCGTAGTGCTGCCTCCAGAGCCGCTGGTGAAAAAGGCAACAAGTTACATTGAAGTGAATATCACACAAGAAACAACCACTTTGAGGCATTAATGAAGGAAGCTGGTTCAATGACTTTAAGGTAAATATGTATCCGTCTCTAATAACTGAGGGGTTCATAACAGTCAAGAACACTGATCATGCGTTCAAACTGTAATCCAATAAAGCATTTGAAAAGTTTCATTAAAGAACTAAAGAAATTGAGTACTTTTAGGCTCATGTAAAAAGAGTCAtataaaaagaagttgtaatggaCCGTTCACATTAGAGTCAAAatgctattatttattttattctgttTAAGTAAATATTAATTATGATGATTCCTATTCTTAATAGATTTTGAATGATGCTATCCCTTTCAcatcaaaagaaagaaaaaaaaaatcaaaaagttgcAAACTTGGGAcccaaatcaagctttaatcCACCTTTTCTCTTTACCactaatataatagaaaaaaaagttgCTTAAATTCTTGGTTTTGGTCCCATAAAATGTTTCTTTCAAATTCTAGATATAGCCATTTGAATCAGAAACATACCTTGCACTAGTAGGGAAGGTACATCCTGAATAACCTGTAAAAGAAAAGGATCAATAAACACATAATACGTTAATAAACTGATAATTATCCACAAAACTGTAACTAGGAACTAGTCTTTATCACACATTTGGCATATATTCACAttgtaacaaaaacataaagcCTTAAACTTTCTGTAACCATAAACCAATCAAATGTGCATTGTATAACAAGAAGATGAATGAAACCAAAgagcagtaaaaaaaaaatgatgatggtGCTTGAGACTAACTTGGATCAGAGTTAGTTGGAGTGGCAGTGCCACTGAAATCACAAGTGCCTGAAGCTTGACGCTTCTTTTGGAAGAAGCTGTTGACCGCATAGTTGCAGTGAGACCTAACATTGTCAGGGTTAAAGCAAGGTGCTTTTGGGTGAGTGGGGTTACAGTCTGCTCCATTTCCACAAGCATAGTCTATGGTCTTCTGTAACACATCATCACTCAGACCTGTCTTGCACACACACCATGCGGCACCTACatagacccaaaaaaaaagagagaggtaaCACTTAGTGAC is a genomic window of Brassica napus cultivar Da-Ae chromosome A2, Da-Ae, whole genome shotgun sequence containing:
- the LOC125581429 gene encoding PLASMODESMATA CALLOSE-BINDING PROTEIN 1-like produces the protein MAALVLSLLLLAMAGHSSAAWCVCKTGLSDDVLQKTIDYACGNGADCNPTHPKAPCFNPDNVRSHCNYAVNSFFQKKRQASGTCDFSGTATPTNSDPSYSGCTFPTSASGSGGSTTGTTNPKGNSTSTTLPGGNSPYSGTSTNGVFGNNSTGATGTGVNPDYTTESSAFALKNSSKLFTFLVLIASSGFCSFLML
- the LOC125581430 gene encoding uncharacterized protein LOC125581430 — protein: MEDNGSGSETGSETTLPPSSSSSTDKSVTNYKKNNTKPCKICGSNEDDDDVRKCYKPHMWWLCEVCRTLPGVVEVKPEDSNETVLPNDSVSSSSSRVDARNSGNETSATNQPSQSEAHTTSPEASSTASINTSPEKKQADSNAPSDSESSK